DNA sequence from the Sulfurimonas sediminis genome:
CTACTTCACGAAGTAGATTAATATCTGCCGAAATTACATCACAGTTAATATCATCATATTTATACTTTTGTATCTCTTGCACAAAACCTGCCGAGTTTGAACTGATGATCAAAACATTGTTTGGTTCTTTATGTGTACACAATGGTACATGTACCATCATTTCGTTATATATAAAATCTTTCATTCTTAAATTCCTGTTGTGGGTCCTGCCCGTAGATTAATTAAAAGCGATTTTAGCATATTTGGATTAATTTTACTTAATATCGCTATAATTACATAATATTTATAAAAACTTAAAGGTATAAAATGGATTATAACAAAATTAGAAAGTTTTGCAGGGTGTTTCGCATTGCACTTGGTCTTGCTCTCATTATTGCAGGCTTAATCACAGGCATAGTATGGTTCTATCTTGGACTTATTCCTCTCATTGCGGGCTTGACTAACTTCTGTCCACTTTGTATCATTTCAAAAAAATGTGATTTACCTCAAGATTCGGAGTCTAAATAATGAGTAAAATTTCATATAAAGATGCAGGTGTAGATATAGATGCAGGCAATAGTTTTGTAGAAAATATAAAACCTCTTGTAAAAAGTACAAAAGTGCCTGGTGTACTTGGTGGTATCGGCTCTTTTGCCGGTGCTTTTGAACTGCCAAAAGGTTTTAAAGAACCTGTAATGCTTGCTGCGACTGACGGTGTCGGCACAAAACTAAAACTGGCAATTGACAGCGGTATACACAATACTGTCGGTATTGATTTGGTTGCAATGTGTGTCAATGATCTCATCTGCAACTTTGGAACACCGAGTTTCTTTCTTGATTACTATGCCACGGGAAAACTTGACGTCAATGTTGCTACAAATGTCGTTGCAGGCATAGCAGAAGGATGTAAACGTAGTGAATGTGCCCTTATAGGCGGCGAAACAGCAGAAATGCCTGGAATGTACTCTGAAGATGATTATGATTTGGCAGGTTTTGCCGTAGGTATTGCCGAAAAATCTGAAATGGACAGAGTAAGCCTTGTTCGTGCTGGTCATAAACTTATAGCGTTGCCAAGCTCAGGTTTACACTCAAATGGTTTTTCACTTGCAAGAAAAGTGCTCTTTGAAAAAATGAAACTTAACTTTGATGACGACTTTAACGGCAAGCCGCTGATAAAAACTCTCTTAGAACCGACAAATATCTATGTAAAAACATTTAAAGCACTCAAAAATGAAATAGTAGCTATGGCACACATCACAGGCGGAGGCATCGTAGAAAATTTACCTCGTGTACTACCTGAAAATTTAATGGCAGAAGTACAACGCGATGCCATCAAAGTACTGCCGATATTTGAACTGATGAGTGAACATATAGCGAGAGATGAAATGTTTAGAGCATTCAACATGGGTGTAGGCATGATACTTGTCGTTGAAGAAGCAAATGTAGAAAAAGTACTCAATACTGCACAAGACTCCTACCTCATAGGAGAAATAAAAGAAGGCAAACGCGAAGCCAAGTTAGTATAGCTTTTTTCACTTTTTAAACCAGTATGCTTTCCTCGGAATCGGTACTTCAGTGCCGACTCATGCAACTTTTTCCAGCCCGTACTGAAGTACAGATTCTGAGAAGCCGTTGAGTTTAATGGAATTGAAGTTTTGCATTGGGTACTAATTCTCAAATATATACAAACACATCAGAAAATAAGATTAAAAAAAGCCAAACATAGTAGAAGGAAAAAAGGAAAAAGAACCACCGCCAAAAGGCGATGTGAAAAAAGAATTATTAATTTTCTTTTTCTAGAAATTATAGTTAAGTTGTACACTTACACCATCTTGAGAGTGTTTTGTTGTAATATCTTGAGCTGCAAAGTTTTTATAAGTATTTGTTACTTCAGGTGCATATGTATATGCTACATCTACTGATGCTTTATTACTTATATCATAAGAAGCACCAATTGCATAGTGAGATTCAACAATACCTGGAAAGCCAAGTAAATTAAATGTATTTACTGTACCTGGCTGTAGCCCAGCACTATTTGGAATATCAGTTGCAGGATTCACAACGGTTTTTTCACTGATAGGACTTGATGCATAATTATAACCTAAACGCACTGCCCAACCTTTTGTATTATACTCATAACCTAAAGCAATTACATTTTGATCATCCCATTCGAAATCTTTATACCCTTTCGCATCAGACCATTTAATTTGCTTATAATCAACAGCTACAGTATGCTCACCCATATTATAACTTGCACCAATACCAATCTCAGCTGGCGTAGAAAGCTTATTATTGTTATATCCAGTTGCAGTGAAAGGGCTAACAACTGTATCAAATCCCTTATATTCCATATCAATTCTAGATTTATAAATTGCACCAAATGTAAAACCAGACATAGTATAAGCTAAGCCTATATTGTAACCAAATTTTAAATCTTGAGCAACACCCATTCCGATTGTATCTCCCGCAGCATTTGGATCTAAAGGATTAGGACTACCTGGATACTCATAATTAATGTCCAAAGAACCATATTGTAAAATTGGTGTTACAGCTACACTAAAACCATTTGTAGTATATGCTAATGGTACACCAAACTGCATCAATTGAAGATTAGTAACCATTTGCATTTGAGTGCCACCGGCTAATACAGAGTTAGCATCACGATAGTCAACACCCATACCTCCAGTTCCCCACATACCAATACCAACATAAAAATTATCATTAATCTTAGTTGCTAAAGAAACCTCTGGAATTACATTTAAATTAGCATCACTGTCAAATGATGAAGCACCAAAACCAATATTATTTTCATTTTTTACATTTGGCATAAAAATTGTACCACCAAACGAAATCTCAGTCCCTTTCACAGAAGTAATTAAAGCAGGATTAGAAAGAGCAGATTCTGCACCATGACTTATACCAATACTCGTTCCTGCCATACCACGAGATTTTGCACCCGTACCGATTAATGTTGCACCATTTGTTGCAAATGCAGAAGTTGCACCTAAAGCTAATGCAGCTACTACTGCTAATTTAATTGTTTTTTTCATTTTCTCTCCTTAAGAGTATGTCAAATTTTTGAGATAGCCAAAGCTATTTCGACTGAAAGTATTATATGAGATAAAAAATTAATTGCATCTTAAGAAGAGAGACATAAGTATTATAAAAACTTATAGGTTTAATCATTACAGTTCATTTTATAATAAAAATCACTGAGGAACATAATAAAAAATTATAAAAATGGAAGAAATAGAGAAAATATCAGCTGTATTAATAGTAAATATCACTATAAGACAAAAAAGATAAAAATCTAGATATGTGATAAAAAAATAACAATGTGCATATTTGTAACATTTATATCACATATTAAAATATATAAGTATTGTACAAAAGAAATGTAAAAATAAAGTAAATAGAAATATACCGAAGAAAAATTTTATAAATTGATTAAAAATTTGATAGTTTTTGAAGTAAAAATCTGATCAACTAGGCAGCGACCTACATTCCCACAAGTGAAACCTGCAGTATTATCAGCGATGAGAGGCTTAGCTTCTGGGTTCGGAATGGGGGCCAGGCGTTTCCCTCTCTCTATAGCCACCTAGACAAGATCAGATATAAAGACATGAGTTACATGTATTTATATCTAATCTCATAAGGATCAGTTGAGTGAGTAATGAGTAAAAACTCATTAAGTTAAAATTGGTAAAATCAACAACAGTTAAATTAAATAACCTGACAAATCTTTCTCTTATTTAATGTGTTTATTAATCTGCTTCGTAAGAAGCTAGCTTTAGTCGCCTCAGCGGCGCAAGCGAGTAAAAGGGACAAGTTCCTTTTACGGACTAACAAATATATACACTAAATAAGGTAGTGAAGCAATTGTGTTCACTTAAGAACTTGGTAAAAAGACAAACGTACTATTAGTACTGGTCAGCTAAACACATTACTGTGCGTACACATCCAGCCTATCAAGCTTGTAGTCTTCAAGCGTACTTCAGGGAACGTTCATCTTGGAGTTGGCTTCCCGCTTAGATGCTTTCAGCGGTTATCTCATCCGTGCGTAGCTACCCAGCTATGCCCTTGGCAGGACAACTGGTGCACCAGTGGCACGTCCAACCCGGTCCTCTCGTACTAGGGTCAGCTCTCCTCAACGTTCCTACGCCCACGGAAGATAGGGACCGAACTGTCTCACGACGTTCTGAACCCAGCTCGCGTACCGCTTTAAATGGCGAACAGCCATACCCTTGGGACCTGCTCCAGCCCCAGGATGCGATGAGCCGACATCGAGGTGCCAAACCTCCCCGTCGATGTGAGCTCTTGGGGGAGATCAGCCTGTTATCCCCGGCGTACCTTTTATCCTTTGAGCGATGGCCCTTCCACACAGAACCACCGGATCACTATGACCGTCTTTCGACTCTGCTCGACTTGTATGTCTCACAGTCAGTCCGGCTTATGCCATTATACTCTACGAAGGATTTCCAACCCTTCTGAGCCGAACTTTGTAAGCCTCCGTTACTTTTTAGGAGGCGACCGCCCCAGTCAAACTACCCACCAGACATTGTCCTCGCACGGGATAACCGTACGGAGTTAGCTATCAGAATATTCAAGGGTGGTATCTCAAGGATGCCTCCCCTGGAACTGGCGTCCCAGGTTCAACGGCTCCCACCTATCCTGCACATGAATATCCCAATAGCAGTGTCAAGCTATAGTAAAGGTGCACGGGGTCTTTCCGTCTTTCCGCGGGTAGGAGGAATTTTCACCTCCACTACAATTTCACTGGATCCCTTGTTGAGACAGCTCCCATCTCGTTACGCCATTCATGCAGGTCGGTATTTAACCGACAAGGAATTTCGCTACCTTAGGACCGTTATAGTTACGGCCGCCGTTTACTCGGGCTTCAATTCATGCCTTCGCTAATGCTAAGCAATCCTTTTAACCTTCGAGCACCGGGCAGGCGTCACACCCTATACATCCACTTACGTGTTAGCAGAGTGCTGTGTTTTTGGTAAACAGTCGGGAGGGACTCTTTGCTGCGACCTATAAGTGCTTTGAGAAGCAAGTTCTCTAACACTACAGGCACACCTTATACCGAAGATACGGTGCTAGTTTGCAGAGTTCCTTAACAAGGGTTCATCCACGCGCCTTAGAATACTCATCTCACCCACCTGTGTCGGTTTACGGTACGGGCAACATTACATCTCGTTTAGAGGCTTTTCTCGGCACGACAGTATCAAGGGTTCTGGTCGCTCTCCGAAAAGATTGACCAGCCTGTCAGATCTCGGTCGCTTGACACACGGATTTGCCTATGTGTCGACCTACGTCCTTCGAGCCACAATTTCCATCAGTGACCCCCTTTAACTCTATGCGTCCCCCCATCACTCAAACGATGTAATGTCGGTATCGGAATATTAACCGATTTGCCATCGTCTACCCCTTTCGGACTCGACTTAGGTCCCGACTAACCCTACGATGACGAGCATCGCGTAGGAAACCTTGGGTTTACGGCGAAGAAGATTCTCACTTCTTTTCTCGCTACTCATGCCTGCATGCTCACTTCCATCCGCTCCAGTACTCCTTACCGGTATACCTTCAGCGCTGAATGGAACGCTCTCCTACCACTTACAGTAAACTGTAAATCTAAAGCTTCGGTGTTTATCTTAGCCCCGTTATATTTTCGGCGCAGAATCGCTAGACCAGTGAGCTGTTACGCTTTCTTTAAAGGATGGCTGCTTCTAAGCCAACCTCCTGGTTGTCACAGCAACTCCACATCCTTTTCCACTTAGATAAAACTTTGGGACCTTAGCTGTTAGTCTGGGTTGTTCCCCTCTCGACATAGGATTTTATCACCCTACGCCTGACTCCCGAGGTTACACGTATAGTATTCGGAGTTTGATAGGGTTTGGTACCGCGGTAAGCAGCCCTAGCCCTGTCAGTGCTCTACCCCTATACGCTAATGCTCGAGGCTATACCTAAATATATTTCGGAGAGAACCAGCTATCACTGAGTTTGATTGGCCTTTCACCCCTATCCACAAGTCATCCCAAGAATTTTCAACTTCTACGGGTTCGGTCCTCCACTGGCTCTTACACCAGCTTCAACCTGCTCATGGATAGATCACTCAGTTTCGGGTCTGCAGCATCTGACTATGTCGCCCTATTAAGACTCGCTTTCGCTACGGCTTCTCGTTCGATTAACCTTGCCAGATACCACAACTCGCAGGCTCATTATGCAAAAGGCAGTCCGTCACACTTATTTAATAGTGCTCCGAATGATTGTAAGCCATAGGTTTCAGGTTCTATTTCACTCCGCTCACCGCGGTCCTTTTCACCTTTCCCTCACGGTACTTGTTCGCTATCGGTCTAGTAGTAGTATTTAGGGTTGGAGGGTGGTCCCCCCATATTCAGTCAAGATAACACGTGTCCCGACCTACTCGTTCCATACCTTAGTTCCACACATATGTTTTCGCTTACGGGAGTATCACCCTCTATGCTCATCCTTTCCAGAATGTTCTGCTAACAAATGTGCTAAATGTATGCGCCCTATTCCAATTTCGCTCGCCGCTACTCTCGGAATCTCGTTTGATTTCTCTTCCTCTAGGTACTGAGATGTTTCACTTCCCTAGGTTCGCCCCACCCGAAGGTGGTAACGTGATTCGCACCACGTTGGGTCGCCCCATTCAGAAATTCCCGGATCAAAGCTTCTTGGCAGCTCCCCGAGACTTTTCGCAGCCTAGTACGTCTTTCATCGCCTCTACTAGCCAAGGCATCCACCTATGGCCCTTAATATCTTTTTATGTTATTAGCACGCAATCTGAACAAAGTCCAGATTACTACGTTAGACACTAGGTCACTAAAGTACAAAAAAGCTTTCGGCTTTTTCATAAAAAAGTTCTCTAATCTCCAACTAACTAATTATTCTATGTTGCGTTCACTACCTTATTTAATGTACTAATACACTAAACAAGATGAATGATCTGTTATTGTAGTTATTTAATTTATAATAAATCTCTTTATTATAGTTGTTGACTTTAACAATTGTAATTTAATGAACAAGACTAATATAAATAAAAGTCTAATTTAAATTCTAAACACTTAGAACTTAAATTAAATTTTTACTTTTAGTAATGGTGGGCCTAGGAGGACTTGAACCTCCGACCTCACCCTTATCAGGGGTGCACTCTAACCAGCTGAGCTATAGGCCCGGATAAGTAATATAATACACAGATCACTGAAAACTAAGCAAGTAAGACTTAGAAGATGACCAATAAACTATTTCTCTTGTGAGATTTTCTTGTGTTGAGCCAATCAAACGAATGATTGCTCTTTACTCTAGAAAGGAGGTGATCCAACCGCAGGTTCTCCTACGGTTACCTTGTTACGACTTCACCCCAGTCGCTAATTCCACCGTAAGCGGTAGCCCCCCGAAGGTTGGCTTCCCGATTTCGGGTGAAATCAACTCCCATGGTGTGACGGGCGGTGAGTACAAGACCCGGGAACGTATTCACCGTAGCATTGCTGATCTACGATTACTAGTGATTCCAGCTTCATGGAGTCGAGTTGCAGACTCCAATCCGAACTGAGAGACGCTTTAAGTGATTAGCTCCACCTCGCGGTATCGCAACACTCTGTACGCCCCATTGTAGCACGTGTGTAGCCCTAGCCATAAGGGCCATGATGACTTGACGTCGTCCTCACCTTCCTCCTCCTTACGAAGGCAGTCTCCTTAGAGTGCTCAGCTTAACCTGCTAGCAACTAAGGACGAGGGTTGCGCTCGTTGCGGGACTTAACCCAACATCTCACGACACGAGCTGACGACAGCCGTGCAGCACCTGTTTTCGAGCTCCCCGAAGGGCACCCCGCCATCTCTGGCAGGTTCTCTCAATGTCAAGGCTAGGTAAGGTTCTTCGCGTATCTTCGAATTAAACCACATGCTCCACCACTTGTGCGGGTCCCCGTCTATTCCTTTGAGTTTTAATCTTGCGACCGTACTCCCCAGGCGGTTCACTTAATCTGTTAAGTGCATCACCGCCCTGACTAGCAGAGCGACGACTAGTGAACATCGTTTAGGGCGTGGACTACCAGGGTATCTAATCCTGTTTGCTCCCCACGCTTTCACGCCTTAGCGTCAGTTATGTTCCAGGAGATCGCCTTCGCTTTCGGTATTCCTAGTGATATCTACGGATTTTACCCCTACACCACTAATTCCATCTCCCCCTCCCATACTCTAGGTCGGCAGTTTCAAATGCAGTTCTACAGTTAAGCTGTAGGATTTCACATCTGACTTGCCAACCCGCCTACGCGTCCTTTACGCCCAGTGATTCCGAATAACGCTTGCACCCTCCGTATTACCGCGGCTGCTGGCACGGAGTTAGCCGGTGCTTATTCATATGCTACCGTCATTTTCTTGACATATAAAAGGAGTTTACACACCGAAATGCGTCATCCTCCACGCGGCGTTGCTGCATCAGGGTTTCCCCCATTGTGCAATATTCCTCACTGCTGCCTCCCGTAGGAGTCTGGTCCGTGTCTCAGTACCAGTGTGGCGGATCATCCTCTCAAACCCGCTACCCGTCATCGTCTTGGTAGTCTCTTACACTACCAACTAACTGATGGGATATAGACCGATCCCTTGGCGGAATCCATTTCCCGACTACTCTTATGAGCAGAAGGAGTATCCGGTATTAATCATCGTTTCCAATGGCTATCCCGGTCCAAGGGGCACATTATCTATATATTACTCACCCGTGCGCCACTCGTCAGCATAGTAGCAAGCTACTATCTGTTACCGTTCGACTTGCATGTGTTAAGCACGCCGCCAGCGTTCATTCTGAGCCAGGATCAAACTCTCCATAATTGGTCGGTGTCGGAAGTAATTCCGTCACCTACGCTAACGCTTGGTTTCGCTCAGCGCGAGGCTCGAAGCACTGCTGCTTCTTGTCTTTTGCTTATTGAACTCTACTTTACTATTAACTTTTATGAAAAGATAAATAAATTTAATTACTGATCTTTTGCCCAAGATTATTAAATCATTGGCTTTGTTATTTTAAGTCTTAATAAAACTGCTTAAGGTCTTATTACTAGACTGTATAGTTATCTATTACTATTAAGGGAACCATTCAGGTAAACCTGTATGGATTTCAAAATAGAATAGACGGTTGTTGTTTATTAGTTATTTCTAAGTAATTTATCTCTTTAACTCTAAAGTTAAAAAGTCTCTTACTTGCTTAGTTTTCAATGATCTCAAACATATTCAGCGGCTTCAACTCGAAGTCTCTTTAGGCCTTTTAAACAAGGTCTCTCTGTTTGTGGATGGGAATTATAGGAGATTTTGACTTTAATGTCAATAGTATTTGAGAGAAATTTTAAATTTCTTTTGGGTCTGTTTCGTTTAGAATTAGTTTTGCTTATTTTAGTATAGTTTGTTCACTGATATATATTATAGTGTAAGCATTCTTCTTCTCTTATGTTGCCTTCCATTAACTTTTTATCTATAGAATTCACTAAAATAAAAAA
Encoded proteins:
- a CDS encoding OmpP1/FadL family transporter — protein: MKKTIKLAVVAALALGATSAFATNGATLIGTGAKSRGMAGTSIGISHGAESALSNPALITSVKGTEISFGGTIFMPNVKNENNIGFGASSFDSDANLNVIPEVSLATKINDNFYVGIGMWGTGGMGVDYRDANSVLAGGTQMQMVTNLQLMQFGVPLAYTTNGFSVAVTPILQYGSLDINYEYPGSPNPLDPNAAGDTIGMGVAQDLKFGYNIGLAYTMSGFTFGAIYKSRIDMEYKGFDTVVSPFTATGYNNNKLSTPAEIGIGASYNMGEHTVAVDYKQIKWSDAKGYKDFEWDDQNVIALGYEYNTKGWAVRLGYNYASSPISEKTVVNPATDIPNSAGLQPGTVNTFNLLGFPGIVESHYAIGASYDISNKASVDVAYTYAPEVTNTYKNFAAQDITTKHSQDGVSVQLNYNF
- the purM gene encoding phosphoribosylformylglycinamidine cyclo-ligase, with translation MSKISYKDAGVDIDAGNSFVENIKPLVKSTKVPGVLGGIGSFAGAFELPKGFKEPVMLAATDGVGTKLKLAIDSGIHNTVGIDLVAMCVNDLICNFGTPSFFLDYYATGKLDVNVATNVVAGIAEGCKRSECALIGGETAEMPGMYSEDDYDLAGFAVGIAEKSEMDRVSLVRAGHKLIALPSSGLHSNGFSLARKVLFEKMKLNFDDDFNGKPLIKTLLEPTNIYVKTFKALKNEIVAMAHITGGGIVENLPRVLPENLMAEVQRDAIKVLPIFELMSEHIARDEMFRAFNMGVGMILVVEEANVEKVLNTAQDSYLIGEIKEGKREAKLV
- a CDS encoding YgaP family membrane protein, yielding MDYNKIRKFCRVFRIALGLALIIAGLITGIVWFYLGLIPLIAGLTNFCPLCIISKKCDLPQDSESK